In the Paenibacillus sp. FSL R7-0337 genome, CCTATGAGGTGAACGGATTCTTTGGCAAGGTCGTGTTCTCGTGCGGTGCGCTGCTGCTGGACCAGACGGTCCGCATGTATTATGGCGCGGCAGATGAAGTCATGGCTGTAGCGGACATCCCGCTCCAGGATATATTAGATACTCTTGTGTAAGAGGAAGGAGGCAGTGGGAGCTGCCTTCTTTAATCTAAAGTTTAGAAAGCGCTAACAAATATCTGGCAGATAAGCGAAGGAGCGTGTACATGACTGGACACATGCAAAATAGGATCAAGAAATGGATATGTCTCGTTATGGTTGGTTTGATGATCTCGACCCTCGGATTCCAATATCCTGTATCGGCGGATAGCTCGTCGCAAGAGCTGGCGGAAATGAAGCTGATGAAGCAGCGGGCGGTGGATTTCTATATCTCCAAGGACATCATCAATGACGGAACCAATGGCCGGGTGGAATGGACTTTTAAATCACAGGCCGGAACTTATTTATCGACTCAAAAAGCGGATGGAAGCTGGAGCGATGTAGATTATACCAGTACGGCCTCCAGTGCCAACGGGCGGGCGTGGTCGCCTTACCTTGCGCTGGACCGGATGCAATCGATGGCTCAGGCGTTCGCAGACCCGAAGGGGCCGCACTATCACGATGAAGCCATGTTAGCCGGTATTCAGAAAGCGCTGGATCACTGGTTCAAGGTCAAGCCGACCTCCACGAACTGGTGGGAGACCGGCATCGGCAAACAATTACGGCTCAGCAAAGTTGCACTGCTATGCGAAGGCTATCTGACTGCAGAGCAGGCTGCGGGTATTGTCGACACGTTAGACAGCAAACCGAATACAATCGATGGAGCCAACTCGTCCTGGTACAATCAGAACTATATGATCCGCGGCTTATTGCTGGAGGATGCCCAGAATGTCCGCAGCGCTGTAGAGGCGTTTAACGTGCTCTCGGCGGTGACGGAGACGCTAACGGGAATCCAGTCTGACATGTCCTTTTTCATGCATGGGAAGACGAATTATACCACGGGCTACGGAAGAAGCTTTGCGAGAGATATGTCCTTCTGGGCTTATGTCGTCTCGGGCACAAGCTTCGCTTACAGCCAGGCGGCCATTGACTCGTTGTCCTCTTATGTGCTGGATGGGACCAGATATCTGGTGAGAGGTGATGTCGCCGATCTGGGCATGGGGATGAACGGACCGGAGTGGCCGGATTATGAGAGCTCTGCGCTGACCTTCTATGAAGATCCGCTGGAGTGGATGCAGGCGGCTAACCCGAAGCGGGCGGATGAGTTCGCTGTTTTCCTGAATAATATCCGGGGTATTGGCACGGTCTCGGGCAATGGACTGGATGCGAACAATATGACGCAATGGCAGACCCTGGTCTCCTCTCATATGCGGAAGGATTACGGAATTACAGTGAAGATGTCGTCCAGCACGGTCAAGGGCGGCGAAATGAGAACCATTAACCCAAGCGGATACAACCTGCTCTACTGGACTCCGCAAGGCGCCACGGCTATCCAGAGAACCGGGGATGAGTATAGAACCGTGTACCCTCTGATGGACTGGAATCATGTTCCGGGAACAACAGCTCCCTACGTTTTCACGAAGGAGAATAACTTCAACAACCCGAAGACCTTTGTCGGCGGCGTAACCAATGAGCGGTACGGAGCCACGGCGTTTGATTTCAACAAGCTGAGCACCAGCGGGAAAAAGGGCTACTTTTTCTTCGATGATGAAATGGTAGCGCTGGGCGCAGGCATCACTTCAACGAATGCTGCACCGGTCCATACGACACTGAACCAGAGTCTGGCTGTAGGCGATGTGCTTGTAGACGGCAAAGTGGCAGACGGAACGTCGCAGGTGAACGGACGCTGGGCCTATAATGATCATACCGGTTATGTGTTCCTGGACAAGACGGACTTCCAGGTGAAGCAGGAGACGAAGACCGGTAAATGGAGCGATGTGGTTACTGGCAGTTCTGCGGAGCCAATCACTAAGCCGGTGTTCTCGATGTGGCTGGATCATGGCGTGAAGCCGGTCAATGCTTCCTATCAATACATCGTATTGCCGGGTAAAACCGCGGGGGAGGTTAGCAGCTACGCGGAAGCAAGCCCGATTAGTATTCTGGCGAATACACCGTCCGTTCAGGCGGTCCGGCACCGTTCGCTTGGCATTGCGGAAATGCTGTTCTATCAGCCGGGTACAGTCACGCTAAGAGAAGGACTGACCGTCACTGTAGATAAACCGTCGATGGTGATCGTTGATGAATCCGCGGACCCTGTCCGCATCTCGGTGGCGAATCCCGAAACGCCGGGAATTACCGTCAACGTAACGCTGAACCGGAACGGAGAACAGACCACAACCACGTACAGACTCGGCAAAGATACGTTTACCGGCCGGAGTATGACGCTGAGCGAGGGAGCTTCTATCGATGATAGAGGGTATGATCTGGCTTACAGTAAAGGTGCGGTGGCTTCCTCCAGCGTGGGCAAGCAATTTGCATCAAACGCTACAGATCTGTACAGAACCTCCAGTTGGAGCTCGAACGCTTCAGGCAATGAATGGATTTATGTGGATCTGCAGGATCAATATATGATCAATAAGGTTAGATTGCATTGGGAGAAGGCTTACGGCAAAAGCTATAAAATTCAAGTATCCGACGATGCGGCCACCTGGAATGACGTGTATGCGACCTCGATGGGGGATGGCGGCATCGACGACATCTCCTTCGGTAAGACCAGCGCCAGGTTCGTCCG is a window encoding:
- a CDS encoding polysaccharide lyase family 8 super-sandwich domain-containing protein, whose translation is MTGHMQNRIKKWICLVMVGLMISTLGFQYPVSADSSSQELAEMKLMKQRAVDFYISKDIINDGTNGRVEWTFKSQAGTYLSTQKADGSWSDVDYTSTASSANGRAWSPYLALDRMQSMAQAFADPKGPHYHDEAMLAGIQKALDHWFKVKPTSTNWWETGIGKQLRLSKVALLCEGYLTAEQAAGIVDTLDSKPNTIDGANSSWYNQNYMIRGLLLEDAQNVRSAVEAFNVLSAVTETLTGIQSDMSFFMHGKTNYTTGYGRSFARDMSFWAYVVSGTSFAYSQAAIDSLSSYVLDGTRYLVRGDVADLGMGMNGPEWPDYESSALTFYEDPLEWMQAANPKRADEFAVFLNNIRGIGTVSGNGLDANNMTQWQTLVSSHMRKDYGITVKMSSSTVKGGEMRTINPSGYNLLYWTPQGATAIQRTGDEYRTVYPLMDWNHVPGTTAPYVFTKENNFNNPKTFVGGVTNERYGATAFDFNKLSTSGKKGYFFFDDEMVALGAGITSTNAAPVHTTLNQSLAVGDVLVDGKVADGTSQVNGRWAYNDHTGYVFLDKTDFQVKQETKTGKWSDVVTGSSAEPITKPVFSMWLDHGVKPVNASYQYIVLPGKTAGEVSSYAEASPISILANTPSVQAVRHRSLGIAEMLFYQPGTVTLREGLTVTVDKPSMVIVDESADPVRISVANPETPGITVNVTLNRNGEQTTTTYRLGKDTFTGRSMTLSEGASIDDRGYDLAYSKGAVASSSVGKQFASNATDLYRTSSWSSNASGNEWIYVDLQDQYMINKVRLHWEKAYGKSYKIQVSDDAATWNDVYATSMGDGGIDDISFGKTSARFVRMLGVQQGTGDGYSLAEFNVYEVVAPNLAEGQTAIASSSKAADVPAGNAVDGSLTSRWGSNYADPQWIYVDLGSVQAISKVMLHWEDAYGKEYRIDVSDTLHDWKTVYSTSSGDGDVDEISIDPVNARYVRMYGTQRGSKYGYSIWEFKVFGPETQETVPARVELAATPSSAVPGGKVSVMGAVYADGNLPLSGVDVELTAADGSLEPAKVTTDVYGKFSTVFTAPSVPGKVSISAVLPASPSVTGAVTVSVEEEAVPVSARIELEANPSSVSAGGKVSVTGTVYDGEDLPLAGAAVQVMAASGSFEPALAVTDEHGRFSTVFTAPSAAGDVVITAVLTGNPSVTNTVTVSVSKAIPVPALIELQAAPSAVNTGNDVSITGIVLGSDNLPVSGLEVGLVASSGSLEPAHAVTDANGRFSAVFTAPSTPGEVTVTAVLNAYPSIMGKINVSVNERSGGGNGGNPGGEAPVTPSVPVPPVVVGTPGKPDESPQGPATPAPGPSLTDIAGHWAEASISEAVRLGIITGYPNGSFQPNRNVTRAEFTVMLAKALKLQNTEAALSFKDSDRIGPWAKTAVAQAVALGIIQGDNNSNFRPDAPVTRAEMAVMLARALQLAPVARSAGFTDDRDIPAWAVGAAAEMKKSGLMQGKGNNSFFPKDAATRAETVTVLLRMLASK